The following proteins come from a genomic window of Rutidosis leptorrhynchoides isolate AG116_Rl617_1_P2 chromosome 10, CSIRO_AGI_Rlap_v1, whole genome shotgun sequence:
- the LOC139870571 gene encoding uncharacterized mitochondrial protein AtMg00810-like, with the protein MKNKFEMRMLEELNFFLGLEVKQLPKGIFIGQSKYISDMFKKFNFPEMKMSPTPMSINISLHADLDGQPFDQTLYRSLIGSLMYLTTSRPDIMFSVYLCARFQANPRYSHYKAVMRIFSYLKGTPNLELWYPFGTGFNLTAFTDADHGDDQVNRKSTSGGLQFLGRKLVSWSSRKQNCISFSTAESKYIAAASCCSQVL; encoded by the coding sequence ATGAAAAACAAGTTCGAAATGAGGATGCTCGAAGAACTCAATTTCTTTCTAGGATTAGAAGTTAAACAACTTCCGAAGGGGATTTTCATCGGTCAATCAAAATACATTTCTGATATGTTCAAAAAGTTTAACTTTCCTGAGATGAAAATGAGCCCCACTCCAATGTCAATCAACATTTCATTACATGCTGATCTGGATGGTCAACCTTTCGATCAAACACTCTATAGGAGCCTAATTGGCTCATTGATGTATCTCACTACTAGTAGACCTGACATCATGTTTTCTGTATATCTTTGTGCCCGATTTCAAGCCAACCCTAGGTACTCTCACTACAAGGCCGTAATGAGAATATTTAGCTATCTCAAAGGCACGCCCAATCTCGAACTCTGGTATCCCTTCGGGACTGGATTCAACCTTACGGCATTCACGGATGCTGATCATGGTGATGACCAAGTAAACCGTAAAAGCACCTCTGGTGGTCTCCAATTCCTAGGTCGCAAATTAGTCAGCTGGTCCTCCCGCAAGCAAAACTGCATCTCTTTTTCCACAGCTGAGTCTAAGTACATTGCAGCTGCAAGCTGTTGCTCCCAAGTGCTGTAG